One segment of Gammaproteobacteria bacterium DNA contains the following:
- the rsgA gene encoding small ribosomal subunit biogenesis GTPase RsgA, producing MAGRRLTHRQKQHIERLQDRRRLRAVQGAETLEQTGLGPEQTGLVITHHGAVLIVEDGEGGLNRCTVRQNLGRLTCGDQVIWQASGMREGVVVAVSERRSLLTRRDYRGQLRPVAANLDAVAVILAPSPEPSEYLIDRYLVAIAAIGVQGLLVLNKVDLLDAPALAALCDRLMPYRQIGYPVLLASSRIVQGLDELRTWLCARTSILVGQSGVGKSSLIKALLPDRQIRIQAVSAATGHGAHTTSASTLYHLPNGGHLIDSPGVRSFELGEIGLSELDRGFPELTAYLGRCRFSDCRHAVEPDCALRDAVAQGAVHAQRLESYRQLRITLDTATKPKT from the coding sequence CTGGCCGGACGACGATTAACCCACCGACAAAAGCAACATATCGAGCGCCTGCAAGATCGTCGTCGACTGCGGGCCGTTCAGGGTGCAGAGACCCTGGAGCAAACCGGACTCGGCCCGGAGCAAACCGGCCTGGTCATCACCCATCATGGCGCAGTGCTCATTGTCGAAGATGGCGAGGGAGGGCTAAATCGCTGCACTGTGCGGCAAAATCTGGGTCGGCTGACCTGTGGCGACCAGGTGATCTGGCAAGCCTCCGGCATGAGGGAAGGCGTGGTAGTCGCGGTTTCTGAACGACGCTCGTTATTGACCCGTCGCGACTACCGTGGTCAACTCCGCCCGGTAGCCGCCAATCTGGATGCAGTCGCGGTGATCTTGGCGCCCTCGCCAGAACCAAGTGAATACCTTATCGACCGCTATCTGGTTGCAATCGCCGCCATCGGCGTACAGGGGCTTCTGGTGTTGAACAAGGTGGATCTACTGGACGCACCTGCTTTAGCAGCGTTGTGTGACCGATTGATGCCCTATCGCCAAATTGGCTATCCCGTGTTGCTGGCCAGCAGTCGCATTGTCCAGGGTCTAGATGAATTACGTACCTGGTTGTGTGCGCGAACCAGCATACTGGTCGGGCAGTCAGGCGTTGGCAAATCGTCGCTGATCAAGGCGCTGCTGCCAGATCGCCAGATCCGCATCCAGGCGGTATCTGCCGCTACCGGTCACGGCGCACACACCACCAGTGCCAGTACGCTCTATCACCTGCCGAATGGCGGTCACTTGATCGATTCGCCCGGGGTGCGCAGCTTCGAACTGGGCGAAATCGGATTAAGCGAGCTGGATCGTGGATTCCCGGAGCTAACGGCTTATCTGGGTCGCTGCCGATTTTCCGATTGCCGCCACGCGGTCGAGCCGGATTGCGCGTTGCGGGATGCCGTAGCGCAGGGCGCTGTTCATGCGCAGCGGCTGGAAAGTTACCGGCAATTGCGCATCACGCTGGACACAGCGACTAAACCTAAAACTTAA